In a genomic window of Chryseobacterium sp. G0162:
- a CDS encoding choice-of-anchor I family protein — protein MINNYLLKGSVVAAFFFQSGLFGQTLIHYWNFNNNSSEAAITAPSSTLANGSLISIAGGTSVIDFAGGTGQNFNIDNLNARNGDLSGTHLRFNNPIGGALQFNLPTTGYNNVIVKFTTRRSGQGAGTQTWSYTTDGTTFVPYQVIAPQDANPQLISFDFSSVAGVSNNPNFKLKVEFSATGGGTGGNNRFDNFTVDASPAGGGDTTPPTTAYLPTNNTNNASSTINPTISFNENVRLTDNSAITDSNAQNLVDFRLGNATGTQVPFTTIFSNNTITIIPTSGLVPGQTYYLALKPNTVEDFSDNAVTAITSSTFTTAGTSISLEKNFIKVEENAGTLAFKINVANPSTATVNLVVKPAPFSTADSNDFTLANQTININPSTTSYTVNIPIIDDTLEEQKAEYFVVSLENPTGATISGDSSATIYIVDNDKPAPVPSHEIKLNYIGSFDPSGNNNSSTEIVVHDPATQRLFTISSLTDVFDIIDFSSPTTPSVIKTVNMASYGGITSIAVKNGIIAAASPNTNPQQNGSVVFFDINGNFLKQVTVGALPDMVTFTPDGTKVITANEGEPNDAYTVDPEGTISIIDISGGIANLTQSNVTTLNFNNFDSQVAALTATGLRKVRTNNTLSQDLEPEYVTVSTDSQKAWVTLQENNAIAEVDLTTKNITGIWGLGKKDMSLPGNGFDASDNNGEILIANWPVKAYYLPDAVQNYKVGNTNYIVTANEGDEKDLPGYSERTTVGANNYTLDPAIFPNADILKASYNLGRFRVSSATGNTDGDADFEEIAALGARSFSIFNADTKQQVYDSGDQFERYIAANHPLIFNADNESNTIKSRSRAKGPEPEGVALGKINGQTYAFITLERTGGVMVYNITNPNNPTFTDYKHSRSTSAYGGDNGPEGIIYIAPENTTTQKGYVIIANEISGTLSMYEVAQSPTLATGEVKSEKETFNLFPNPVNKGNTLYFNRKQDYELYDMSGKLIGKEKNALLINTSTLSTGVYLVKTSEGHLKRVIVK, from the coding sequence ATGATCAACAACTACCTATTAAAAGGGTCTGTTGTAGCCGCATTCTTTTTTCAGAGCGGACTATTCGGACAGACGCTTATCCATTACTGGAATTTTAACAATAATTCATCTGAAGCTGCCATCACTGCACCTTCATCTACATTGGCCAACGGCTCCCTTATCTCTATAGCAGGCGGTACAAGTGTAATAGATTTTGCAGGTGGTACCGGACAAAATTTTAATATTGATAATCTCAATGCCAGAAACGGAGATCTATCCGGAACCCATTTAAGATTCAACAATCCTATTGGGGGTGCCTTACAGTTTAATCTGCCAACAACAGGTTACAATAATGTCATCGTAAAGTTTACGACCAGAAGATCAGGACAGGGAGCCGGAACGCAGACATGGTCTTATACAACGGATGGAACTACTTTTGTACCCTATCAGGTCATAGCCCCTCAGGATGCCAATCCACAATTGATTAGTTTTGATTTTTCTTCAGTGGCAGGTGTTTCAAATAATCCCAACTTTAAATTAAAGGTTGAATTCTCTGCAACGGGAGGCGGAACAGGTGGTAACAACCGTTTTGACAACTTTACAGTAGATGCAAGTCCGGCCGGAGGTGGTGATACAACTCCACCAACCACCGCGTATCTTCCAACTAACAATACCAATAACGCTTCAAGTACTATTAATCCTACAATTTCCTTTAATGAAAATGTAAGATTGACCGATAATTCTGCGATCACCGATTCTAATGCACAAAATCTTGTAGATTTCCGTCTAGGAAACGCTACAGGTACCCAAGTTCCCTTCACAACAATTTTTAGCAACAACACCATCACGATCATTCCAACTTCCGGCTTAGTGCCGGGCCAAACGTATTATCTGGCGCTTAAGCCTAATACGGTTGAAGATTTCAGTGACAATGCAGTAACAGCCATAACATCCTCTACATTTACCACTGCCGGGACCTCTATTTCTCTTGAGAAAAACTTCATCAAAGTGGAAGAAAATGCAGGGACATTGGCTTTCAAAATTAACGTAGCAAATCCTTCTACAGCAACAGTGAATCTTGTTGTAAAACCTGCTCCTTTCAGTACAGCAGACAGCAATGATTTCACACTAGCAAACCAAACCATCAATATCAATCCTTCCACCACGAGCTATACAGTTAATATTCCTATTATTGATGATACACTGGAAGAACAAAAAGCAGAATATTTTGTAGTAAGTCTTGAAAACCCAACAGGCGCAACCATTTCAGGAGATAGTTCTGCAACCATTTATATTGTAGATAATGATAAGCCAGCACCTGTTCCTTCTCATGAGATTAAACTGAATTATATTGGAAGCTTTGATCCTTCCGGAAACAATAACAGTTCTACAGAAATTGTTGTCCATGATCCGGCAACTCAAAGGCTTTTCACCATCAGCTCTCTTACAGATGTCTTTGATATTATTGATTTCAGTAGTCCTACTACTCCATCGGTAATTAAGACCGTCAATATGGCTTCCTACGGCGGTATCACCAGTATTGCTGTAAAAAATGGAATTATTGCAGCAGCCTCTCCAAATACCAACCCACAACAAAATGGCTCTGTCGTTTTCTTTGATATTAACGGAAATTTCCTGAAACAAGTAACCGTAGGAGCTCTACCGGATATGGTAACCTTTACTCCAGATGGAACAAAAGTGATTACAGCTAATGAAGGAGAGCCTAATGATGCTTATACGGTAGATCCTGAAGGAACCATCAGTATTATTGATATTTCAGGAGGTATTGCTAACCTTACCCAAAGTAACGTCACTACTCTGAACTTTAATAATTTTGATTCTCAGGTAGCTGCTTTAACCGCTACAGGTTTAAGAAAAGTAAGAACCAACAATACGCTTTCACAAGATCTGGAACCTGAATATGTTACAGTAAGTACTGACAGCCAAAAAGCCTGGGTAACGCTTCAGGAAAATAACGCCATTGCTGAAGTAGATCTTACCACTAAAAATATTACGGGAATCTGGGGCCTAGGTAAAAAGGATATGAGTCTTCCGGGGAATGGTTTTGATGCATCAGATAATAATGGAGAGATTCTTATTGCCAACTGGCCTGTAAAAGCGTACTACCTTCCTGATGCTGTACAAAATTATAAGGTAGGAAATACCAACTATATTGTAACCGCCAATGAAGGAGATGAAAAAGATCTTCCCGGATACAGCGAAAGAACAACTGTGGGAGCCAACAATTATACTTTAGATCCTGCAATTTTCCCTAATGCTGATATATTAAAGGCTTCTTACAACCTGGGAAGGTTCAGAGTTTCGTCGGCTACCGGAAATACTGATGGTGATGCCGATTTTGAAGAAATTGCAGCATTGGGAGCCCGTTCGTTCTCTATTTTTAATGCGGATACGAAACAACAGGTGTATGACAGCGGAGATCAGTTTGAAAGATATATTGCTGCTAATCATCCATTAATTTTCAATGCAGATAATGAGTCTAATACCATTAAAAGCAGAAGCCGGGCAAAAGGTCCTGAGCCGGAAGGAGTTGCTCTTGGAAAAATTAACGGGCAGACCTATGCTTTCATTACCCTGGAAAGAACAGGCGGCGTAATGGTTTACAATATCACCAATCCAAACAATCCTACTTTTACAGATTATAAACACTCCCGTTCTACCTCAGCGTACGGTGGAGATAACGGTCCTGAAGGAATCATTTATATTGCTCCGGAAAATACCACGACTCAGAAAGGGTATGTTATTATTGCCAATGAGATCAGTGGAACTTTATCTATGTATGAAGTGGCCCAGTCACCTACTTTAGCAACCGGCGAAGTAAAATCTGAAAAAGAGACCTTCAATCTATTCCCAAATCCGGTGAATAAAGGAAATACTTTATATTTCAACAGAAAACAGGACTATGAACTCTATGATATGTCCGGAAAGCTGATTGGAAAGGAAAAAAATGCTTTGCTAATAAATACCTCAACCCTTTCTACAGGAGTTTACCTTGTAAAAACCTCAGAAGGACACCTTAAAAGAGTTATTGTTAAATAA
- a CDS encoding NAD-dependent epimerase/dehydratase family protein has product MNSIKIILTGATGMVGEGVLMECLENPNVSEILSVSRKPSGKKHPKLKEYLVPDFLSIKSNDENLKGYDACFFCAGISSVGMNEEDYTRITYDTTIHFAETVLHQNPEIVFNYVSGASTDSTESGKLMWARVKGRTENTLKRMNFKGAYNFRPGFMKPVEGQINVKWFFKPFIWFFPIFLPSKSLTLHEVGKAMINTVKKGYPSSTLEIRDIKNLAI; this is encoded by the coding sequence ATGAACTCAATCAAAATAATTCTTACAGGAGCTACCGGAATGGTAGGCGAAGGCGTTTTAATGGAATGCCTTGAAAATCCCAATGTGTCTGAGATCCTGAGTGTCAGTCGAAAACCATCAGGAAAAAAGCACCCTAAACTGAAAGAATATCTCGTTCCGGACTTTTTATCCATCAAGAGTAATGATGAAAACCTAAAAGGTTATGATGCCTGTTTCTTTTGTGCAGGAATCAGCAGTGTGGGGATGAATGAAGAAGATTACACCAGAATTACTTATGATACTACGATACATTTTGCAGAAACTGTTTTACATCAAAATCCCGAAATAGTATTCAATTATGTATCCGGAGCTAGTACCGACAGCACTGAAAGCGGAAAATTGATGTGGGCACGAGTGAAGGGCAGAACAGAAAATACTTTAAAAAGAATGAATTTTAAAGGAGCTTACAATTTCAGACCTGGATTTATGAAACCTGTTGAAGGCCAAATTAATGTGAAATGGTTTTTCAAACCTTTTATTTGGTTTTTTCCTATTTTTTTACCGTCAAAATCATTAACTTTACATGAAGTTGGAAAAGCAATGATCAATACTGTAAAAAAAGGCTATCCTTCTTCAACTTTAGAAATTCGAGATATTAAAAATTTAGCGATATGA
- a CDS encoding exopolyphosphatase — protein MKIAAIDIGSNAARLLINEVKINNKKPEFIKLNLLRIPLRLGMDVFTIGKIGPEREKMVVDSMKIFSDLMKIYKVDHYRACATSAMRDAANGDEIIRQVQEASGINIEIISGDEEATLIYENHVAEGLDKEFAYLYIDVGGGSTELTFYENGKMVYERSFNIGTIRLLNNLVTMDNWREMKEEIKKNIVSKKPIVAIGSGGNINKVFSMSKTKDGKPMSLAHLKKVYKEFNELSVEERMTKHSLREDRADVLVHALSIFNNVMAWSDINKIFVPKISVADGLIQNIFSQLQHKK, from the coding sequence ATGAAGATAGCAGCGATAGACATAGGGAGTAATGCAGCCCGCCTTCTCATCAATGAAGTAAAGATAAATAATAAAAAGCCGGAATTCATTAAACTCAATCTTCTTAGAATCCCTCTGAGATTGGGTATGGACGTATTTACTATAGGAAAAATAGGTCCTGAAAGAGAAAAAATGGTTGTTGATTCTATGAAGATTTTCAGCGACCTGATGAAGATCTACAAAGTAGACCATTACAGAGCCTGTGCCACCAGTGCCATGCGTGATGCTGCCAATGGTGATGAAATTATCAGGCAAGTGCAGGAAGCTTCCGGTATCAATATTGAAATTATTTCCGGAGATGAAGAAGCTACCTTGATTTATGAAAACCATGTGGCAGAAGGTCTTGACAAAGAGTTTGCTTATTTATATATTGACGTAGGAGGAGGTTCCACAGAGCTTACCTTCTATGAAAACGGTAAAATGGTCTATGAAAGATCTTTCAATATTGGAACAATCCGCCTTCTTAACAATCTTGTTACCATGGATAACTGGAGAGAGATGAAGGAAGAAATTAAAAAGAATATTGTCAGCAAAAAACCAATTGTAGCCATCGGATCAGGAGGAAACATCAATAAGGTATTCTCCATGAGCAAAACTAAAGACGGTAAACCAATGTCTTTAGCCCATCTGAAAAAGGTTTACAAAGAGTTCAATGAGCTTTCTGTAGAAGAAAGAATGACAAAACATAGCCTTAGGGAAGACAGAGCCGATGTATTGGTTCATGCTTTAAGTATTTTCAACAACGTAATGGCCTGGTCGGATATCAACAAAATTTTTGTTCCGAAAATTTCCGTAGCAGATGGATTAATCCAGAATATTTTCAGCCAGTTACAACACAAGAAATAG
- the ppk1 gene encoding polyphosphate kinase 1, which translates to MSLHFNPRDITWLAFNERVLQEAMDEKVPLHLRIRFLGIFSNNLDEFFRVRVAGLKRAMDFKEKVIAESFYQPPSKILQRINEIVMKQQLNFDKTWKTIQTEMADHKVFIKNSKNLTALQKDFVRNYFDEVVESNVIPILLHENTPMPYLRDKSLYLGVAMRKKDWQYSSNYAIIEIPSRFVGRFVLLPTENPEEKNVMLLEDVITFNLPHIFSYFGYDEFAANAFKVTKDAELDLDNDIRTNFAEKIEKGLKNRRKGKPTRFVFDKDMDKALLELLIRKLNLTKKDSIIPGGKIHNFKHFMDFPDVFETYTRPIERTSFTHQAFEHGERVTDVIMKEDVLLTFPYHKYNPVIDLLREAAMDPDVKSIQITAYRLASNSKISNALIYAARNGKEVTVMLELQARFDEESNLEWKEMLEPEGITVLIGLPNKKVHAKLCVIKKRAHNKTIQYGFVSTGNFNEKTARIYGDHLLLTSDRGIMADINKVFNVLKKPKDDYLPILKTCKNLLVCPQFMREKIVQHIDREIEEAKAGKKAEIIVKANSLSDRLLIEKLYDAATVGVTIRLIVRGIYCAVNQREFKEKIKAISIVDEYLEHARVMYFYNKGAEDMYISSADWMTRNLDYRIEAAAKITDKNLKKELKDILDIQLRDNVKARILDKKLSNEYIRNDKKECRSQIETYNYLKAKTNKK; encoded by the coding sequence ATGTCATTACACTTTAATCCACGAGATATTACATGGTTAGCCTTTAATGAAAGGGTTTTACAGGAAGCCATGGATGAAAAAGTTCCTTTACATTTAAGAATACGTTTTCTTGGAATCTTTTCTAACAATCTGGATGAGTTCTTCCGGGTACGTGTTGCCGGATTAAAGCGTGCCATGGACTTTAAGGAAAAGGTAATTGCCGAGTCCTTTTATCAGCCTCCCTCTAAAATTCTTCAGCGAATCAATGAAATTGTGATGAAGCAACAGCTGAATTTCGATAAAACCTGGAAAACTATCCAGACTGAAATGGCAGATCATAAAGTCTTTATCAAAAATTCTAAAAACCTGACAGCATTGCAAAAAGATTTTGTCAGAAACTACTTTGACGAAGTGGTGGAATCTAATGTAATCCCTATTCTTCTTCATGAAAATACCCCAATGCCTTACCTCAGAGATAAAAGTCTCTATCTTGGAGTGGCCATGAGGAAAAAAGACTGGCAATATTCCAGCAACTACGCCATTATTGAAATTCCTTCCCGATTTGTAGGAAGATTTGTATTGCTTCCAACTGAAAATCCTGAAGAAAAAAATGTAATGCTTCTGGAAGATGTAATTACCTTCAACTTGCCCCACATTTTCTCTTATTTCGGATATGATGAATTTGCAGCTAATGCTTTTAAAGTAACCAAAGATGCTGAACTGGATCTGGATAATGACATCCGTACCAATTTCGCAGAAAAAATAGAAAAGGGACTTAAAAACCGTAGAAAAGGAAAACCTACCCGTTTCGTTTTTGATAAAGATATGGATAAGGCACTGCTGGAACTTTTGATCAGAAAACTAAACCTGACCAAAAAAGACAGCATTATTCCCGGAGGAAAAATCCATAATTTCAAACACTTTATGGACTTTCCTGATGTTTTTGAAACCTATACAAGACCTATTGAAAGAACTTCTTTCACCCATCAGGCCTTTGAACATGGCGAAAGAGTGACAGACGTCATCATGAAGGAAGATGTACTGCTTACTTTCCCCTATCATAAATACAATCCGGTGATTGATCTTCTGCGTGAAGCAGCCATGGATCCGGATGTAAAATCCATACAGATCACCGCGTACAGGCTGGCCAGTAATTCAAAAATAAGCAATGCATTAATCTATGCAGCCAGAAATGGTAAAGAAGTAACAGTAATGCTTGAGTTGCAGGCAAGATTTGATGAAGAATCCAATCTGGAGTGGAAAGAGATGCTGGAACCGGAAGGAATTACCGTTCTGATAGGGCTTCCAAACAAAAAGGTTCATGCAAAACTTTGTGTTATCAAAAAGAGAGCCCACAACAAAACCATCCAATATGGATTTGTAAGTACCGGAAACTTCAACGAGAAGACAGCAAGGATCTATGGAGACCATTTGCTTCTGACTTCTGATCGTGGGATAATGGCAGACATCAACAAAGTATTCAATGTACTGAAAAAGCCAAAAGATGATTATCTTCCGATTTTGAAAACCTGTAAAAATTTATTGGTTTGCCCTCAATTTATGCGTGAAAAGATTGTTCAACATATTGATAGGGAAATTGAGGAAGCTAAAGCAGGAAAAAAAGCTGAAATCATCGTTAAGGCCAATTCTTTAAGTGACCGATTATTAATTGAAAAATTATATGATGCAGCCACGGTAGGTGTAACCATAAGACTGATTGTAAGAGGAATTTATTGTGCCGTGAATCAAAGGGAATTTAAAGAAAAAATTAAGGCCATCAGTATTGTAGACGAATATCTGGAACATGCCAGAGTTATGTATTTCTACAATAAAGGAGCTGAAGATATGTATATTTCTTCTGCCGACTGGATGACCAGAAACCTTGATTACAGAATTGAAGCTGCAGCCAAAATAACCGATAAAAACCTTAAAAAAGAATTAAAAGACATTCTGGATATTCAGCTTAGAGATAATGTAAAAGCAAGGATCTTAGATAAAAAGCTGAGCAATGAATACATAAGGAATGATAAAAAGGAATGTAGATCACAAATAGAAACCTATAACTATCTAAAGGCTAAAACGAATAAAAAATGA
- a CDS encoding type VI secretion system Vgr family protein → MKNNTNEVPSNEEYSKLRKRAFTHVSNAKAISENQIAGINRVVKLEVYANGKPVTHFKHFKLIQSAVRHHEFEIILAHDSLENKQTQNLEDAHKLLGKRLTATFSYKDVEDTPNMSFVGVITRVGFSREKTSLGDIVLKGQSPTILLDGASHTQSFGGNQPVNMGIIANEILKQGLDSSDFDFNIDTNDTSQILYSSQYDETHYNYLARMAEAYGEQFFYDGYVLHFGKLLKSGNQHIQLIEGSNVNDVRIELRAVPIKPQFYGYNSSENEKLTSGEISVKHLGDLAQTAYKNNKRIYKTPSLRVAPIRAVTHLDVEYSQKSASGSKAVEVMNVSGSTSIPFLHPGCVADIKIREQDSNKTNHLTTLMITETVHEVNARGYYTGSFEAISEGTGYMPKPEFYIPRPEPQIATVVSNTDPSGQGRISVRFDWQLNETTDFIRMMSPDAGGTDQITQNRGYVAIPEVGDQVMVNFQHGHPDRPFVMGGMFHGGTGLGGGANNHMRSIQTKSGIKILMNDDEKSVNIIDPSGNNYLMDGQGNIIITAPNDITFNAGGNLSMNVGQNMNTTVQMSSNESIGINKSSSVGMMNMLTVGKDFVTNVIGKLTHYVKGDMETYGEKGHKTISLKGMEVSSGNKIEHHAEKEINNNSNEQSKNH, encoded by the coding sequence ATGAAAAACAACACCAATGAAGTTCCCTCGAATGAGGAGTATTCAAAATTAAGAAAAAGAGCCTTTACCCACGTGAGCAATGCTAAAGCTATTTCGGAAAATCAGATAGCAGGAATTAATCGAGTGGTAAAACTTGAAGTTTATGCGAATGGCAAACCTGTCACGCATTTCAAACACTTCAAACTAATACAAAGTGCCGTAAGGCATCATGAATTTGAAATTATCCTTGCCCATGACAGTCTGGAAAACAAACAGACTCAAAACCTGGAAGATGCCCATAAGCTATTGGGGAAAAGATTAACCGCTACTTTCTCTTACAAAGATGTAGAAGATACACCCAACATGTCATTTGTAGGAGTAATTACTCGGGTTGGGTTCAGCCGGGAAAAGACCAGTCTTGGAGATATTGTCCTTAAAGGGCAAAGCCCAACGATTTTGCTGGATGGAGCTTCCCATACCCAAAGCTTTGGCGGAAACCAACCCGTAAATATGGGAATTATTGCTAATGAAATCCTTAAACAGGGACTTGATAGCTCTGATTTTGATTTTAATATTGATACCAATGATACCTCTCAGATTCTTTATAGCAGTCAGTATGATGAAACACACTATAATTATCTGGCAAGAATGGCTGAAGCGTATGGAGAACAGTTCTTTTATGATGGGTATGTTCTGCATTTTGGAAAGCTTCTAAAATCCGGTAATCAACACATCCAGTTAATTGAAGGTAGCAATGTGAATGATGTAAGGATAGAACTCAGGGCAGTTCCTATCAAACCACAATTTTATGGTTATAACAGTAGTGAAAATGAAAAGCTGACTTCAGGAGAAATATCTGTAAAACATTTGGGAGATTTAGCCCAGACAGCTTATAAAAATAATAAAAGAATTTATAAGACTCCTTCTTTAAGAGTAGCTCCCATAAGGGCCGTTACGCATCTTGATGTAGAATATTCCCAAAAAAGTGCTTCTGGAAGTAAAGCCGTAGAGGTCATGAATGTTTCAGGCTCAACTTCCATTCCTTTCCTTCATCCGGGATGTGTGGCAGATATAAAAATACGAGAGCAGGATTCCAACAAAACGAACCACCTTACGACCCTTATGATTACCGAAACGGTTCATGAGGTAAATGCCCGAGGATATTATACCGGAAGCTTCGAAGCTATATCTGAAGGAACAGGCTATATGCCAAAACCGGAATTTTATATTCCAAGACCAGAGCCACAGATTGCAACGGTAGTTTCCAATACTGATCCTTCAGGACAAGGGAGAATCAGCGTAAGATTTGACTGGCAGCTTAATGAAACCACTGATTTTATCAGGATGATGAGCCCTGATGCAGGAGGAACAGACCAGATTACACAAAATCGAGGATATGTAGCGATCCCTGAAGTAGGAGATCAGGTAATGGTTAACTTCCAACATGGACATCCTGACAGACCTTTTGTGATGGGAGGAATGTTTCATGGCGGAACAGGTCTTGGAGGCGGTGCTAATAATCACATGAGATCCATACAGACCAAATCCGGAATAAAAATTCTGATGAATGATGATGAAAAGAGCGTGAATATTATAGATCCTAGCGGAAATAATTACCTGATGGACGGACAGGGAAATATTATTATTACAGCACCTAATGATATTACCTTCAATGCAGGTGGAAATTTATCAATGAATGTTGGACAGAATATGAATACTACAGTTCAAATGAGCTCAAATGAATCTATAGGAATTAATAAATCTTCCAGTGTAGGAATGATGAATATGCTTACTGTAGGAAAAGATTTTGTCACCAATGTCATTGGAAAACTTACGCATTACGTAAAAGGAGATATGGAAACCTATGGTGAAAAAGGACATAAAACCATTTCCTTAAAAGGGATGGAAGTAAGCAGTGGAAACAAAATAGAGCATCATGCTGAAAAGGAAATCAACAACAATAGCAATGAGCAGTCTAAAAACCACTAA
- a CDS encoding phospholipase effector Tle1 domain-containing protein — MSIEYIVEGKIKTQVKGDYLVFSKENITHNSENSLEQSGKESGVSYNKAKTLHPNDKPVNLLEVSLNLFFDGTQNNKTNTDLGKDYEKSNHDDDSYTNDYSNVARGFDAIDPNAEHQYRIYIEGIGTKDGESEMHLWGNVPNRGILFGTNGRGVKAKVTKGCVEAGKKLAKYTQKDIHLKVNVFGFSRGATAARHFLHIATNPATVLKGSRNKGMAVPPHPAEGGLIEVSQDDPLILNHGYFGACLRYWNVAPKKISFNFAGLYDTVASYGLDHRPKNIGDITIIPGDTEQLGLKAVKKSYFTLQIAADNEYRDNFDLTNIDSAEAAGLQFTLPGVHSDIGGCYVNQAEEKVELYEERENEGRRCEQFRKILIEEGWYTPEEIIVKKIISAYKYGVNTKYILVGTRRPFNTYDKVSLNTMFFYSRQEQFGVKYKTNGINDNQIADPFLIEIHNQLRNYINACSTLRNTYVEEFNKSHSSGDYLEKLKAIHYEDFVDLDQLKILRNKYLHWSASATKMGYGPRVGKITNAKERTRNIQDG; from the coding sequence ATGAGTATAGAATATATAGTAGAAGGGAAGATAAAAACTCAGGTAAAAGGAGATTATCTGGTATTTTCTAAGGAAAATATCACCCACAATAGCGAAAACTCTCTGGAACAATCCGGGAAAGAATCCGGAGTTAGCTATAATAAAGCCAAAACACTACATCCTAATGATAAGCCCGTTAATTTGCTGGAAGTGAGTCTCAATCTTTTTTTTGATGGCACCCAGAACAATAAAACCAATACCGATCTTGGAAAGGATTATGAGAAATCTAATCACGATGATGACAGCTATACCAATGATTATTCTAATGTAGCCAGGGGCTTTGATGCTATAGATCCCAACGCTGAACATCAATACAGGATTTATATAGAAGGAATTGGAACGAAAGACGGGGAAAGTGAAATGCATTTATGGGGGAACGTTCCAAATAGAGGAATTTTATTTGGGACTAACGGACGTGGGGTAAAGGCAAAAGTAACCAAAGGATGTGTAGAAGCAGGAAAGAAACTGGCAAAATATACCCAGAAAGACATTCATCTGAAAGTAAACGTGTTTGGTTTTAGCCGTGGGGCGACCGCAGCAAGGCATTTTCTGCATATTGCAACTAATCCGGCTACCGTTCTAAAAGGATCAAGGAATAAAGGAATGGCTGTTCCCCCACATCCGGCTGAAGGAGGGTTAATAGAAGTCAGTCAGGATGATCCGCTTATCCTGAATCATGGGTATTTTGGAGCCTGTTTAAGATATTGGAATGTTGCGCCTAAAAAAATATCATTCAATTTTGCCGGGCTATATGATACGGTAGCGTCCTATGGGCTGGATCACCGTCCAAAGAACATAGGAGATATTACTATAATTCCTGGAGATACTGAACAACTTGGGCTGAAGGCTGTGAAAAAATCCTATTTCACTTTGCAGATTGCTGCTGATAACGAATATCGTGATAATTTCGATTTAACGAACATTGACAGTGCAGAAGCCGCGGGATTACAATTTACACTCCCCGGTGTACATTCTGATATCGGAGGATGCTATGTGAATCAGGCTGAAGAAAAAGTAGAATTGTATGAAGAAAGAGAAAATGAAGGCAGAAGATGTGAACAATTTAGAAAAATACTGATAGAAGAAGGCTGGTATACTCCGGAAGAAATTATAGTGAAAAAAATTATCTCGGCTTATAAATATGGAGTTAATACCAAATATATATTGGTAGGAACGAGAAGACCTTTTAATACCTATGATAAAGTCTCTCTTAATACAATGTTTTTTTACTCAAGACAAGAGCAATTTGGGGTGAAGTATAAGACAAATGGAATAAATGATAATCAAATAGCAGATCCTTTCCTAATTGAAATACATAATCAGTTAAGAAATTATATAAATGCTTGTAGTACATTACGAAATACTTATGTAGAAGAATTCAATAAAAGTCACTCATCAGGAGATTATCTTGAGAAATTAAAAGCTATACATTATGAAGATTTTGTAGATTTAGATCAGCTTAAAATATTGAGAAATAAATACCTTCACTGGTCTGCCAGTGCTACTAAAATGGGATATGGGCCAAGAGTAGGAAAAATAACTAATGCTAAAGAGCGTACAAGAAATATACAAGATGGATAA